The following proteins come from a genomic window of Mycobacterium sp. DL:
- a CDS encoding CocE/NonD family hydrolase: protein MSAARYVGRVGGLAVAIGIGTAVFSGYGVASAEAPSGSESNPSSQGSADSDDSSGPANSRKGSVREASEGAASDGDSADEAQGDDPGPDDVDSDDVDVDDDDDDDDDDDDLDDAQDGDAVDDVRGAGIVDDEATGGQPLDEEPGVAGDPADGRTTRSENVTGESAAEKRTHSEPDVDPAVAEEPTTDQTQTQAQAWLASPEVQAGRMPTDSTPTAEAAAPVAVAAPVSSSVQSLVIGGLNPFAGDGPTAPPMTSPLEWAMAAAARRDQLLSSGPITVDPTFDFTNGVIYGDVGATDSHGRPLIYTLVDGPDQGGKVTLDADGTFSFLPDLSVVESRGTEQFTVMVSQKTALVALLELVPVLGDFVQPVVLGLQQVPILGALLQPIIGYRVFAELDVNVGELVPVGAPVAFTTMVTSFDGTQISTNFFPASELGAGETATTVLNGPGLGSAGNIDPASETIVFGLVPGLVPLRDAGFNVVTWDPRGEFASGGVLQLDNPFFEGRDVQHIIDWVANRPETQLDAPGDPTMGMVGGSYGGGIQLVTAGIDDRIEAIVPVIAWNSLIEALYPTAAFKSGWGTLLALDLLEAGARINSQIYPAVILGDLLGVITETQQAILASSGPTVLVSNITAPTLIIQGTVDGLFTLAQSVTNALLLDANGVPVEMIWACGGHGICLDPLNPLQEPRLMNTTLAWLDKYVNANELVPTGPRFQWFDQNGDYHFSDSLPSDPAFYGEPLVTEGVGGFLPIIPLLGGSGPQTQPPTPAILSPAVASDAWLALNVEITSPDSTTEIVGAPELTFSYSGLGTSRHIYAQLVDEDSGLVLGNLVTPIPVTLDGRTHTVTIAMEQIAYTMEPGDRLTLQLVGSATPYFNLFQVGFIDVDGINIVLPTVGGAAMATLDELSADAVAA from the coding sequence ATGAGCGCTGCCCGTTATGTCGGTCGTGTCGGTGGACTCGCAGTGGCGATCGGCATAGGCACGGCCGTCTTCTCAGGTTACGGCGTCGCCTCCGCGGAGGCCCCGTCCGGATCTGAGTCGAACCCGTCCTCACAGGGCTCCGCCGACAGCGATGACTCGTCGGGTCCGGCGAACAGCCGGAAGGGTTCCGTGCGCGAGGCGTCGGAAGGAGCAGCGTCGGACGGAGACAGTGCCGACGAAGCGCAGGGTGATGACCCTGGCCCTGACGACGTCGACTCCGACGACGTCGACGTCGATGACGATGACGATGACGATGACGATGACGATGACCTTGACGACGCCCAGGACGGCGACGCCGTCGACGACGTTCGAGGCGCGGGCATCGTCGACGACGAAGCGACCGGGGGTCAGCCCCTGGACGAGGAACCCGGCGTCGCCGGCGACCCAGCCGACGGGCGGACGACGCGGTCGGAGAACGTGACGGGCGAATCCGCGGCCGAGAAACGCACCCACAGCGAACCCGATGTCGATCCCGCGGTGGCCGAGGAACCAACGACAGATCAAACCCAGACCCAGGCCCAGGCATGGCTGGCCAGCCCGGAGGTGCAGGCGGGTCGGATGCCGACCGATTCGACTCCTACTGCAGAGGCGGCCGCACCGGTGGCCGTCGCCGCGCCCGTGTCCAGTTCGGTTCAGAGTCTGGTGATCGGGGGGCTGAACCCCTTCGCGGGCGACGGACCGACCGCGCCGCCGATGACCTCGCCACTGGAGTGGGCGATGGCGGCGGCCGCACGTCGGGACCAACTCCTGTCCAGCGGTCCCATCACGGTCGATCCGACGTTCGACTTCACCAACGGCGTGATCTACGGCGACGTCGGCGCCACCGACTCGCACGGGAGGCCGTTGATCTACACGCTCGTCGACGGGCCGGATCAGGGCGGAAAGGTGACTCTCGACGCCGACGGCACCTTCTCTTTCCTGCCCGACCTGTCCGTGGTGGAATCCCGCGGGACCGAGCAGTTCACCGTGATGGTCAGCCAGAAGACCGCACTGGTGGCGCTGCTCGAGCTGGTGCCGGTACTCGGCGATTTTGTCCAACCCGTCGTGCTGGGCCTGCAGCAGGTGCCGATCCTCGGCGCCCTTCTGCAGCCGATCATCGGCTACCGGGTGTTCGCCGAGCTCGACGTCAACGTCGGCGAATTGGTACCCGTCGGCGCCCCGGTCGCGTTCACCACGATGGTGACCTCCTTCGACGGCACGCAGATCAGCACCAACTTCTTCCCGGCGTCCGAGCTGGGGGCGGGAGAGACCGCGACGACCGTGCTGAACGGACCGGGGCTGGGAAGCGCCGGCAACATCGACCCGGCCTCCGAGACGATCGTGTTCGGGCTGGTGCCTGGTCTGGTGCCGCTGCGCGACGCCGGCTTCAACGTCGTGACCTGGGACCCCCGTGGCGAATTCGCATCCGGCGGGGTGCTGCAGCTGGACAATCCGTTCTTCGAGGGTCGCGATGTCCAGCACATCATCGACTGGGTCGCGAACCGGCCGGAGACGCAACTCGACGCACCCGGGGATCCGACGATGGGCATGGTCGGCGGCTCCTACGGCGGCGGCATACAGCTGGTGACCGCGGGGATCGACGATCGCATCGAAGCGATCGTCCCCGTCATCGCCTGGAACTCACTGATCGAGGCCCTTTATCCCACAGCGGCTTTCAAGTCCGGATGGGGGACGCTGCTGGCATTGGATCTGCTGGAGGCGGGCGCCCGGATCAACTCGCAGATCTATCCGGCCGTCATCCTCGGCGACCTCCTGGGCGTGATCACCGAGACCCAGCAGGCCATTTTGGCCAGCAGCGGCCCGACGGTGCTGGTGAGTAACATCACGGCCCCGACGCTGATCATCCAGGGCACCGTCGACGGATTGTTCACTTTGGCGCAGTCTGTGACCAACGCGCTGCTACTCGATGCCAACGGCGTTCCAGTGGAGATGATCTGGGCATGTGGCGGCCACGGGATCTGCCTGGATCCGTTGAACCCACTGCAGGAACCGCGGCTGATGAACACGACGCTGGCCTGGCTGGACAAATACGTCAACGCAAACGAACTGGTTCCGACCGGGCCGAGGTTCCAGTGGTTCGACCAGAACGGCGACTATCACTTCTCGGACTCGCTGCCCTCCGACCCGGCCTTCTACGGTGAGCCTCTGGTCACCGAGGGCGTCGGCGGCTTCCTGCCCATCATCCCGCTGCTCGGTGGTTCCGGGCCGCAGACGCAGCCGCCCACACCGGCGATTCTGTCTCCGGCCGTAGCCTCGGATGCCTGGCTGGCGCTGAATGTCGAGATCACAAGCCCGGACAGCACCACCGAGATCGTCGGCGCCCCCGAACTGACGTTCAGCTACTCAGGACTGGGCACCAGTCGCCACATCTACGCGCAACTCGTCGACGAGGACTCCGGTCTGGTCCTCGGCAACCTCGTCACGCCGATACCGGTGACACTCGACGGCCGCACCCACACCGTGACCATCGCCATGGAACAGATCGCCTACACCATGGAGCCGGGGGACAGGCTCACCCTGCAGCTGGTGGGTTCGGCGACGCCGTACTTCAACCTCTTCCAGGTGGGATTCATCGACGTCGACGGCATCAACATCGTGCTGCCGACCGTCGGCGGCGCGGCGATGGCGACCTTGGACGAGCTGTCGGCGGATGCGGTGGCGGCCTGA
- the orn gene encoding oligoribonuclease has protein sequence MRDELVWIDCEMTGLDLKSDLLIEIAVLVTDSDLNVLGDGLDVVIHAGDDAMSSMVDVVATMHKKSGLTEEVRASTTDVATAETMVLDYVRTHVPQAKTAPLAGNSIATDRGFIARDMPKLDDFLHYRMIDVSSIKELCRRWYPRIYFGQPEKGLAHRALADIHESIRELRYYRQTAFVAPPGPSTSDIAAVAAEIRTSTAADESTNSAPEGSNG, from the coding sequence GTGCGCGACGAACTTGTGTGGATCGACTGCGAAATGACCGGCTTGGACCTCAAATCCGACCTGCTCATCGAGATCGCGGTGCTGGTGACCGACTCCGACCTCAACGTCCTCGGAGATGGCCTCGACGTGGTGATCCACGCCGGGGACGACGCGATGTCGTCGATGGTCGACGTGGTGGCGACGATGCACAAGAAATCCGGGCTGACCGAAGAGGTGCGGGCGTCGACCACCGATGTGGCCACCGCGGAGACGATGGTGCTGGACTACGTCCGGACCCACGTTCCGCAGGCCAAGACCGCGCCGTTGGCCGGTAATTCGATCGCGACGGACCGCGGGTTCATCGCCCGGGACATGCCCAAGCTCGACGACTTCCTGCACTACCGGATGATCGATGTGAGCTCGATCAAGGAACTGTGCCGTCGCTGGTACCCGCGGATCTACTTCGGCCAGCCGGAGAAGGGTCTGGCCCATCGGGCGCTGGCCGACATCCACGAGTCGATCCGCGAGCTGCGCTACTACCGGCAGACGGCGTTCGTGGCACCGCCCGGTCCGTCGACCAGCGATATCGCCGCAGTCGCCGCCGAAATTCGGACATCTACCGCAGCGGACGAGTCGACCAATTCGGCTCCGGAGGGTTCCAACGGCTAG
- a CDS encoding Ig-like domain-containing protein — protein MSQVNTGTRGRRSRGWLVAAALVPAIALALTACGGGSEPPQPQVITDKGTPFGDLLVPKLTSSVQDGAVGVSVDSPVAVSAEFGVLGAVSMVNEDGQAVEGELSEDGLTWETAEPLGYNKRYTLTAQSLGLGGATSRQMTFETHSPENLTMPYVLPNDGEVVGVGQPVAVRFDENIPNRIAAERAITVKTSPPVDGAFYWLSNREVRWRPAEYWKPGTTVDVAVNTYGVDLGDGLFGQDNVSTRFTIGDAVITTVDDSTKTLTVRRNGEVIKSMPVSMGKNSTPTNNGVYIVGDRRAEMVMDSSTYGVPVNSPNGYRTEVDWATQISYSGIYVHAAPWSVGSQGYSNVSHGCINVSTSNGQWFYDNSKRGDVVEIVNTVGSTLPGTDGLGDWNVPWDQWEAGNANI, from the coding sequence ATGTCGCAGGTCAACACGGGGACCCGTGGACGGCGGAGCCGAGGCTGGCTGGTGGCCGCTGCACTGGTTCCGGCTATTGCGCTGGCCCTGACCGCGTGCGGCGGAGGTTCTGAACCGCCCCAGCCGCAGGTGATCACCGATAAGGGCACCCCCTTCGGTGATCTGCTGGTGCCCAAGCTGACCTCGTCGGTCCAGGACGGTGCGGTGGGTGTGAGTGTCGACTCGCCCGTGGCCGTGAGCGCCGAGTTCGGCGTCCTGGGCGCGGTGTCGATGGTCAACGAGGACGGCCAGGCCGTCGAGGGTGAGTTGTCCGAGGACGGGCTGACGTGGGAGACCGCGGAGCCGCTCGGGTACAACAAGCGGTACACGCTGACCGCGCAGTCGCTCGGTCTCGGCGGCGCGACGAGTCGGCAGATGACGTTCGAAACGCATTCGCCCGAGAACCTGACCATGCCGTACGTGCTGCCAAACGACGGCGAGGTCGTCGGTGTGGGTCAGCCGGTGGCCGTCCGTTTCGACGAGAACATCCCGAACCGGATCGCTGCCGAGCGTGCGATCACCGTCAAGACCTCCCCGCCCGTCGACGGCGCCTTCTACTGGCTGAGTAACCGCGAAGTACGTTGGCGCCCAGCGGAGTACTGGAAGCCCGGCACCACGGTGGATGTCGCCGTGAACACCTACGGCGTGGACCTCGGCGACGGCCTGTTCGGTCAGGACAACGTCTCCACCCGCTTCACCATCGGCGACGCGGTGATCACCACCGTCGACGACAGCACCAAGACGCTGACAGTGCGCCGCAACGGCGAGGTCATCAAGAGCATGCCGGTGTCGATGGGCAAGAACAGCACCCCGACCAACAACGGCGTCTACATCGTCGGCGACCGGCGGGCCGAGATGGTGATGGATTCGTCCACCTACGGGGTTCCGGTCAACTCGCCCAACGGGTACCGCACCGAGGTCGATTGGGCCACCCAGATCTCTTACAGCGGGATCTACGTGCACGCCGCGCCGTGGTCTGTGGGCAGTCAGGGTTACAGCAACGTCAGTCACGGCTGTATCAACGTGAGCACCAGCAACGGCCAGTGGTTCTACGACAACTCCAAGCGGGGTGACGTGGTCGAGATCGTCAACACCGTCGGGTCCACCCTGCCCGGCACCGACGGCCTGGGCGACTGGAACGTCCCCTGGGATCAGTGGGAAGCGGGCAACGCCAACATCTGA
- a CDS encoding dipeptidase, with product MSDLVARVRDVLPSVRADLEALVRIESVWADPARRPEVQRSAEAVSKLLSQAGFDDVRIVAEGGAPAVIARHPAPPGAPTVLLYAHHDVQPEGDRSQWVSSPFEPTERDGRLYGRGTADDKAGIATHLAAFRAHDGAPPVGVTVFVEGEEESGSPSLSRLLSAHRDLLAADVIVIADSDNWSTDIPSLTVSLRGLADCVVEVATLDHGLHSGMWGGVVPDALTVLVRLLASLHNDDGTVAVAGLHEATASDVDYTPERVRADTGLLDGVSEIGSGSVAQRLWAKPAITVIGIDATPIAQSSNTLIPKARAKVSMRVAPGGDAAEHLAALTRHLERHVPWGARVTVTPGDVGQPYAIDATGPVYDAARQAFAEAWGHAAVDTGVGGSIPFIAEFAAAFPEAKILVTGVEDPDTQAHSINESLHLGVLERAATAEALLLRSLGG from the coding sequence ATGAGCGATCTGGTGGCCAGGGTGCGCGACGTACTGCCGTCGGTACGTGCCGACCTCGAGGCGTTGGTCCGCATCGAATCCGTGTGGGCCGACCCGGCCCGCCGCCCGGAAGTGCAGCGCAGCGCCGAGGCGGTGTCGAAGCTGTTGTCGCAAGCCGGGTTCGACGATGTGCGGATCGTCGCCGAGGGAGGCGCACCTGCGGTCATCGCCCGCCATCCCGCGCCGCCGGGAGCGCCGACGGTGCTGCTGTATGCCCACCACGATGTGCAGCCGGAAGGTGACCGCTCGCAGTGGGTGTCGTCGCCGTTCGAGCCGACCGAGCGCGACGGGCGGCTCTACGGGCGTGGCACGGCCGACGACAAGGCCGGCATCGCAACGCATCTGGCCGCATTCCGCGCCCACGACGGGGCGCCGCCGGTGGGTGTGACGGTGTTCGTCGAGGGCGAAGAGGAGTCCGGTTCGCCGTCGTTGTCGCGCTTGCTCTCGGCGCATCGCGACCTGCTCGCGGCCGACGTCATCGTCATTGCGGACTCGGACAACTGGAGCACCGACATCCCGTCGTTGACGGTGTCGCTGCGCGGACTCGCGGACTGTGTGGTCGAGGTCGCCACTCTCGACCACGGCCTGCATTCGGGGATGTGGGGCGGTGTCGTGCCTGACGCGCTCACGGTGCTGGTTCGACTGCTGGCGAGTCTGCACAACGACGACGGCACCGTCGCGGTGGCCGGCCTTCACGAAGCAACCGCTTCAGACGTCGACTACACACCCGAGCGCGTGCGCGCCGACACCGGCCTGCTCGACGGGGTCAGCGAGATCGGTTCAGGCTCGGTGGCGCAACGGCTCTGGGCGAAGCCGGCGATCACCGTCATCGGCATCGACGCCACGCCGATCGCGCAATCCTCGAACACGCTGATCCCGAAAGCCCGGGCCAAAGTCAGCATGCGTGTGGCACCCGGCGGCGACGCGGCCGAGCACCTCGCGGCATTGACCCGTCACCTCGAGCGACACGTCCCCTGGGGCGCCCGGGTGACGGTGACACCCGGTGACGTCGGCCAGCCGTATGCGATCGACGCCACCGGCCCGGTCTACGACGCCGCCCGGCAGGCGTTCGCCGAAGCGTGGGGTCACGCCGCGGTCGACACCGGTGTCGGCGGATCGATCCCGTTCATCGCGGAGTTCGCCGCGGCGTTTCCGGAAGCCAAGATCCTCGTGACCGGAGTCGAGGACCCGGACACCCAGGCGCACAGCATCAACGAGAGCCTGCACCTGGGTGTGCTGGAGCGTGCGGCGACGGCCGAGGCACTGCTGCTGCGCTCCCTGGGTGGCTGA
- a CDS encoding holo-ACP synthase has protein sequence MGIVGIGIDLVSIPEFAEQVDRPGTVFAETFTPGERRDAADKSSSAARHLAARWAAKEAVIKAWSGSRFSKRPVLPEGIHRDIEVVTDMWGRPRVRLSGAIAEHLKEVTIHLSLTHEADTAAAVAVLEER, from the coding sequence GTGGGCATCGTCGGGATAGGCATCGATCTGGTCTCCATCCCCGAATTCGCGGAGCAGGTGGACCGACCGGGGACGGTGTTCGCCGAGACGTTCACCCCGGGTGAGCGACGCGACGCCGCCGACAAGAGTTCGTCGGCGGCGCGCCACCTCGCGGCGAGGTGGGCGGCCAAGGAGGCGGTGATCAAGGCCTGGTCGGGGTCGCGGTTCTCGAAACGACCGGTGCTGCCCGAGGGCATCCACCGCGACATCGAGGTGGTCACCGACATGTGGGGACGGCCCCGGGTACGTCTGTCGGGCGCCATCGCCGAGCACCTCAAAGAGGTGACGATCCACCTGTCGCTGACCCATGAGGCCGACACCGCGGCCGCGGTCGCGGTGCTCGAGGAGCGCTAG
- a CDS encoding helicase HerA-like domain-containing protein, which translates to MTTEQTASPAQQIAAGYSAEGEALELGAVVVDGVCDPTAKVRIPLATVNRHGLVAGATGTGKTKSLQVLAEQLSAAGVPVLMADVKGDLSGLSRPGEAGDKISQRATDTGDEWTPTAYPVEFLSLGTSGVGVPVRATITSFGPILLSKVLGLNQTQESTLGLIFHWADQQGLPLLDLKDLRSVIQYLTSDEGKPQLKALGAVSTTTAGVILRALVNLEAEGADTFFGEPELEPADLMRLDASGRGIITLLELGDQAARPVMFSTFLMWVLADLFTTLPEVGDVDKPKLVFFFDEAHLLFTDASKAFLQQVEQTVKLIRSKGVGVFFCTQLPTDVPNNVLSQLGARVQHALRAFTPDDQKALSKTVRTYPKTTVYDLESALTSLGIGEAVVTVLSEKGAPTPVAWTRMRAPRSLMDTIGPEAIAAAAATSPLQTEYGQTIDRESAYERLAAKLAPPPPVNAPAPEQQLPPLPEPFDVPPMPAPAQPPEPGLLDKVMESPAFKSAMRSAGTVIGREITRSIFGTGRRKRRR; encoded by the coding sequence ATGACCACGGAGCAGACAGCTTCTCCCGCACAGCAGATCGCCGCAGGTTACAGCGCAGAAGGGGAGGCGCTGGAACTGGGCGCCGTCGTCGTCGACGGGGTGTGCGATCCGACCGCGAAGGTGCGCATCCCGCTGGCCACGGTGAATCGGCACGGCCTGGTCGCCGGCGCGACCGGCACCGGAAAGACGAAGTCGCTGCAGGTGCTCGCCGAGCAGTTGTCGGCAGCGGGTGTGCCGGTGCTGATGGCCGACGTCAAAGGCGACTTGTCCGGATTGTCGAGGCCGGGTGAGGCGGGCGACAAGATCAGCCAGCGCGCCACCGACACCGGTGACGAGTGGACGCCGACCGCGTACCCGGTGGAGTTCCTGTCGCTGGGCACATCCGGCGTCGGGGTCCCGGTTCGCGCCACGATCACCAGCTTCGGACCGATTCTTCTGTCGAAGGTGTTGGGGCTCAACCAGACTCAGGAGTCCACGCTGGGTTTGATCTTCCATTGGGCAGACCAGCAGGGGTTGCCGCTGCTGGACCTGAAGGATCTGCGTTCGGTGATCCAGTACCTGACCAGCGACGAGGGCAAGCCTCAGCTCAAGGCGCTCGGCGCGGTGTCCACCACCACCGCCGGGGTGATCCTGCGCGCGCTGGTCAACCTCGAGGCCGAAGGTGCCGACACGTTCTTCGGTGAACCGGAACTCGAGCCCGCCGACCTGATGCGGCTCGACGCGTCCGGCCGGGGCATCATCACCCTGCTCGAACTCGGTGACCAGGCCGCCCGCCCGGTGATGTTCTCCACATTTCTGATGTGGGTGCTCGCCGACCTGTTCACGACGCTTCCCGAGGTGGGTGACGTCGACAAGCCCAAGCTGGTGTTCTTCTTCGACGAAGCCCACCTGTTGTTCACCGACGCCTCCAAGGCGTTCCTGCAGCAGGTCGAGCAGACGGTCAAGCTCATCCGCTCCAAGGGCGTCGGGGTGTTCTTCTGCACTCAACTGCCGACCGATGTCCCCAACAACGTCCTGAGCCAGCTCGGCGCGCGCGTCCAGCACGCGCTGCGGGCCTTCACCCCCGACGACCAGAAGGCGCTGTCGAAGACGGTGCGGACCTACCCCAAGACCACGGTGTACGACCTGGAGTCGGCGCTGACCTCGCTGGGTATCGGCGAGGCGGTGGTCACCGTGCTGTCCGAGAAGGGCGCGCCCACGCCGGTGGCGTGGACCCGGATGCGGGCGCCGCGCTCACTCATGGACACGATCGGCCCCGAGGCCATCGCTGCGGCCGCTGCGACCAGCCCGCTGCAGACCGAGTACGGACAGACCATCGACCGCGAATCGGCCTATGAGCGGCTGGCCGCCAAACTGGCGCCCCCACCACCGGTGAATGCGCCCGCCCCCGAGCAGCAACTGCCGCCGCTGCCGGAGCCCTTCGATGTGCCCCCGATGCCTGCCCCGGCGCAGCCGCCGGAGCCGGGCCTGCTCGACAAGGTGATGGAGAGCCCGGCATTCAAGAGTGCGATGCGCTCGGCGGGCACGGTGATCGGCCGCGAGATCACCCGCAGCATCTTCGGCACGGGCCGGCGCAAGCGCCGCCGCTGA
- a CDS encoding DUF3618 domain-containing protein, with the protein MADRDPDTIKQEIDQARDQLALTVDSLATRANPRRVADDLKAGVVRFVKQPPVAISLAGVGALLIVLTVRRMRQP; encoded by the coding sequence GTGGCGGATCGGGATCCCGACACCATCAAGCAGGAGATCGATCAGGCGCGCGATCAACTGGCATTGACGGTCGACTCCCTCGCGACCAGGGCCAATCCTCGCCGGGTCGCCGACGATCTCAAAGCCGGCGTGGTGCGTTTCGTCAAGCAGCCACCGGTGGCCATCTCGCTGGCCGGGGTAGGCGCGCTGCTGATCGTGCTGACGGTGCGCCGCATGCGGCAGCCCTGA
- a CDS encoding MspA family porin, with the protein MTPVASAEPGAEPVVAEAAAAVPGAPEGAVPVPDGAVLSPPPVTTTSPDGWTLTMGARDETQRHIPPLTTALSTREYEVGGTYTGSMTGPAEDEPPRGVLEVGYQIGCGIDMSTSNGVSLTGTAGITPSIGILGVDTIGPFPDGILPGVAGNLGGGITIGLKPGIINIVPITEKEFTGAEPWVMVDGFRIKIDGCVGESFIRSYAVLTRSTDVSDAILAYYGETTKV; encoded by the coding sequence ATGACGCCGGTTGCATCGGCTGAGCCGGGTGCCGAACCCGTCGTCGCAGAAGCCGCCGCCGCGGTGCCCGGTGCCCCGGAAGGGGCGGTGCCGGTTCCCGACGGCGCAGTGCTGTCCCCACCACCGGTGACGACCACATCCCCCGATGGATGGACGCTGACCATGGGCGCGAGGGATGAAACCCAGCGCCACATCCCGCCGTTGACCACGGCTCTGTCCACGCGCGAATACGAGGTCGGCGGCACCTACACCGGATCCATGACCGGCCCGGCCGAGGACGAACCGCCGCGCGGTGTGCTCGAGGTCGGCTATCAGATCGGCTGCGGCATCGACATGAGCACGTCCAACGGCGTGTCGCTGACCGGAACGGCGGGGATCACCCCGTCGATCGGGATCCTCGGGGTCGACACCATCGGGCCATTCCCGGATGGCATCCTCCCCGGCGTCGCCGGGAATCTGGGCGGTGGCATCACAATCGGACTCAAGCCCGGGATCATCAACATCGTGCCGATCACCGAGAAGGAGTTCACCGGTGCCGAGCCCTGGGTCATGGTCGACGGATTCCGGATCAAGATCGATGGCTGTGTCGGTGAGTCCTTCATCCGTTCGTATGCGGTCCTGACCCGCTCGACCGACGTCTCCGACGCGATCCTGGCGTATTACGGGGAGACGACAAAGGTCTAG
- the bcp gene encoding thioredoxin-dependent thiol peroxidase — protein sequence MPQTPRLEVGDKAPAFSLPDADGNTVKLSDYKGRKVVVYFYPAASTPGCTKEACDFRDNLGELNAAGLDIVGISPDKPAKLAKFRDAEELTFPLLSDPDRKVLEAWGAYGEKTMYGKTVQGVIRSTFVVDERGTIALAQYNIRATGHVAKLRRDLSV from the coding sequence ATGCCACAGACGCCCAGACTCGAGGTTGGCGACAAAGCGCCTGCGTTCAGCCTCCCCGACGCCGACGGAAACACCGTGAAGCTCTCCGATTACAAGGGCCGAAAAGTCGTCGTGTACTTCTACCCGGCTGCGTCGACGCCGGGTTGCACCAAGGAGGCCTGCGATTTCCGGGACAACCTCGGCGAGCTGAACGCCGCCGGACTCGACATCGTCGGCATCTCCCCCGACAAGCCGGCGAAGCTGGCCAAGTTCCGCGATGCGGAGGAACTCACCTTCCCGCTGCTGTCGGATCCTGACCGCAAAGTCCTCGAGGCCTGGGGCGCCTACGGTGAGAAGACGATGTACGGCAAGACCGTGCAGGGTGTCATCCGCTCGACGTTCGTCGTGGACGAGAGGGGCACGATCGCGCTGGCGCAGTACAACATTCGCGCGACCGGCCATGTCGCCAAATTGCGACGCGACCTGTCGGTCTGA